The genomic DNA GGGCTGAAATTTACCTGGTAATTAGCTAAACTCTGCCGTCCACGAGCTGGCAAAACCGTAGCTCAGTGAACACAGTATCCTAGAGGGTGCTGAGCAATGGGTGAGGGGGTATCGATGGCAGAGTGGATGGTCCAGATGCTACGACGAATTGGGCTGCGGGGAGCGATCGCCCTCCTCTTAGTGCTGGCGCTAACCAGCTGTGCCATACCCCAGATTAAGGCTGAAGACCGGCTGTTTTTGCCTCTCACCGTTGAACTGCTAGATGTATATACCCTGCCGCCCCAGGAGTTTGAAGGCACCACGGTGGGTGGGCTGTCGGCCCTGGCCTACGATCGCCCCCGCGATCGGCTCTATGTTCTCTCCGATGACCGGGGTCGGTTTGGCCCCGCCCGCTTTTATACCTTCGCCATTACCCTAAAGCGCAGCGGCCCGCCCAAGTTTGACACCGTCTCCCTCGAAGCCTTTACCCCCCTGCTCGATGCTGAGGGCAACTCCTATCCTCAAGGCAGCCTCGACCCCGAAGGCATTGCCCTATCGCCCCGCGACACACTGTTCATTGCCAGCGAGGGGGATGTGCAGCAGAGCGTGCCACCCTTCATCGCCGAGTTTGACCGCGAGACGGGCCAGGCGATCGCTACCCTACTACTGCCCAAGCGATACCTGCCAGATGACCCCGACAGCCCCAGCCAGGGAGTGCAAAACAACCTCAGCTTAGAGGCCCTCACCGTCACCGGGTCGCCCAGTGGGGCCGGTATGACTGAGCCCTTTCGTCTTTTCGCCGCTACTGAGTCAGCTTTGGTGCAAGACTACAACAACGACCCCAGTCAGCCCCTCAATAGCCGCTTTCTGCATTACTTGATTGGCGACGACCAAAATACCCTGATCGCTGAGCATCGTTATCCGCTCGATTTAGAACCCTCTGGCGCGGTGGTGAATGGCCTTACCGATTTGCTGTCAATCGACCCAGCTGGGCACTTTCTTGCCTTAGAGCGGGCTGCGGGCCTGCGCGGGCTGCAGGTGAAGCTGTACCAACTGGCCACTGGCGGCGCCACCGATACGTCGACCATACCCAGCCTAAGCGGGGATGTATCGGGCAGTTCGCCCATTCGCAAGCAGCTGGTGCTCGATTTTGCCGAAACTCCCCTGGCGGTGGATAACCTAGAAGGTATGACCCTAGGCCCACGCCTGCCCGACGGTAGCCAGAGCCTGCTGATGGTCAGCGACAACAATTTTGAGGGCGATCGCGCTACCCAGCTGCTGCTGCTACGTTTGCAGATGTAGCTTCTATCACGCAAAAACAGGTGGGCCAATAACTTAGGCCCACCTGCTTAAAGAATGTTGCGATACTGCTTCCAGGACGGTCATAGAGACGCTGCTATAACGTCAATGGATTGAGCGATCGCATCCACTATTGCCACATTTATAACTTTGAAAGATTAGCTAACAGCGCTGCCGATCGCCCCTTTGAGAGCCGCAATACCCTGCTCGACGCTGGCCCACAGACCCATGTCAGGCTCTTGACCGGCTATTTCACGGGTGCCAACAAAGTAAAGAACGCCTTTGAGAACCTCTTGGTGGGCCCGATTTTCAAAGTTAACTTTGTTGAGCGGCTCCATGGCATCTTGAAGGTCATCGCTCAAGGTTTGACCCACTTTGTGCAGCACCAAACCGTTCATCGTCTGCTGGTGCTTCAGCAATTCAAGCTGAAAAAACTTGTCGTATAGAGATAGTTCTGAGCCATCCGTCATTTTGGTGACAGCCTCGGCATGCTTTTGGGTGATATCGCGCGGCTCTGCTGCGGAACCTAGTTTAGTTATGGCCTCGTCAATGTTGCTAAGGTTGGCGCGATCGCTTTTTAGCATCCCTTCGAGACGCTCACGAATGGTGTGATCATCGGTGGCCGCCATCAGCTTTTGCTCGATGTCAATCAAGACATTCTGAAAAAGCTTTAGGTCAGCAAGCTTGGTTGACATGGTTGTCATATCAGTCATCAGATGTATCTCCTAATCAGAAATTTGGTAGTGTGTCATCACTCGTAATCTTCATGATTCCGTGAGAACTCAAGAGCACCCTCCCTCGTTGGAAAGGTTCAAGTCGAAAGCCTTTTCTACCATTTACATCGGTTGAGCAGAAATTAATCCGCTAGCGCTCCCTAGCCCGTCTGCCTCCCTGCGGTGTTCCGCCCTACGCCACACACCATCCATCCAACAGCAGACCAGGGCTGCCCTACCCAATTGCTACCATAGAGACAGCGTTCAAGCAGGAAGGCGAGGGCAATGTGTGGACGGTTCAGTCTCAACAAAACCGGTGATGACCTAGCTGACAACTTTTTGCTGCGGTCCACTCCCCCTGTGATGCCGCGTTACAACATTGCCCCCACCCAGCCCTTAACTACGGTGATAGCTACCGCCGAAGAACCAGAACCCCATTTCGACTTTCTGCAATGGGGACTGATCCCTAGCTGGGCCAAAGATTCCGCCATTGGCAGCCGAATGATCAACGCCCGCGCCGAAACTGTGGCTGAAAAGCCATCTTTTCGCGCTGCTTTCAAGCGCCGTCGCTGCCTGATCTTGGCCGATGGGTTTTATGAGTGGGAGACAATTTCTGGCCGCAAAACCAAGCAGCCCCACTACATATTTTTGAAAGAGCATGCGCCCTTTGCCTTTGCCGGTTTATGGGAACACTGGAGCGACCCGACCAGCGGTAGCGAACTGCAAACCTGCACCATTCTCACCACCGCAGCCAACGAGCTGATGGAGCCAATCCACAACCGCATGCCGGTGATTTTGGCCCCTGAAGACTATGGTGCTTGGCTCGACCCTGACTACTACCAGCCCCAAGCGCTCCAGGAGATGCTGCGCCCCTACGACGATGGAGCAATGGAGCGCTACCCGGTTTCAACCGTGGTCAACAAGCCTCAAAATGATTCCCCAGACTGCCTTGAGCCCCTTGACACTGCAACGGATGAACTCGTGAAGGCTTAGGATTGTCGGGGCTAAATCCTGAAGGCTATCGCACGAGGCGAGGATACAGACGACCACAAAAGGCGATCAGCACCGCAGCTACACATACCAAAATTGAGACGCTCAGCCCCAGGCTATAGCTGCCCGCCGGTTCCACCAGCATCAGGTTGCGCAAAGCATCGACCATATAGGTCAAGGGGTTGAGTCGCGAAACCACCTGCAGCCAGGCGGGCATGATCGATATCGGATAAATTGCGTTGCTGGCAAAGAACAGCGGCATCATCATCAGCTGCCCCACACCCATCACGCGCTCGTGGGTCTGCGCCCAGCAGGCCACAATTAGCGAAAAAGTCGAGAACAGCGCCGCGCCCAGCATTACCACCAGGGCTACGCCCAGCACCGCCAGCGGGTTCCAATTGATGGCTACACCCATGAGTGCCGCCACAATATAGATGATTAGCAGCTGCGATAGGCACCGCACCCCGGCCCCGATCGCCTTACCCAGCACCAGCGCCGACTTCGGCGCGGGACTGACCATCAACTTGTGCAAAATGCCGAGGTCTTTTTCCCAAATCACCAGCAGCCCGGTGAAGATCGACATAAACAGAACGCTCTGGGCGAGAATGCCCGGCGTCATAAAGTCGATGTAGCTGAGGTTGCCGGTGGGGATGCCGCGCACTTGAGTAAACACCTGGCCAAAGATGGTCAGCCACAGCACCGGCTGCACCGCTCGGGTAAATAGCTGAATGGGGTCGTGACGCAACTTGCGCACTTCCAGCTCGGCGGCAACCAAGGCCTTAGCAATAAAGTCTTCGATGGGGGCAGTTACTCGCTCTCGGTTAGCCCAGCCGTTTAGCGGTGCGTCGTGTAGTTGACGTGTCACGATAGCTTCCTTCGTTGGTGGTGGTCAGGGGGTTGCGGGTGTAGTGGATGAAGACATCATCCATAGTGGCTTCAGGGTGGGGCACGGTGGCTTTGAGCGCTGCTGGGGTGCCCATGGCTACCTGCTGACCGTTGTATAGCATGGCAATGCGATCGCACAGCACATCCGCCTCTTCCATAAAGTGGGTGGTGAGAAACACCGTGGTCTGGTAGTCGCGCCGCAGCTGCAAGATCAAATCCCACATAGTTTTGCGGGCCACCGGGTCAAGCCCTACGGTCGGTTCATCGAGGAATAAAACCGGGGGTCGGTGCAGGGTAGCCTGGGCCATCTCCAGCCGCCGAATCATGCCGCCGGAGTAGGTGTTGACTAGGCGATTCGCCACCGTGTCGAGGCCTACATAATGCAGGGCAGCGTGGATGCGATCGAGCCGCTGTCGCCG from Nodosilinea sp. FACHB-141 includes the following:
- a CDS encoding hemerythrin HHE cation-binding protein yields the protein MTDMTTMSTKLADLKLFQNVLIDIEQKLMAATDDHTIRERLEGMLKSDRANLSNIDEAITKLGSAAEPRDITQKHAEAVTKMTDGSELSLYDKFFQLELLKHQQTMNGLVLHKVGQTLSDDLQDAMEPLNKVNFENRAHQEVLKGVLYFVGTREIAGQEPDMGLWASVEQGIAALKGAIGSAVS
- a CDS encoding ABC transporter permease, translated to MTRQLHDAPLNGWANRERVTAPIEDFIAKALVAAELEVRKLRHDPIQLFTRAVQPVLWLTIFGQVFTQVRGIPTGNLSYIDFMTPGILAQSVLFMSIFTGLLVIWEKDLGILHKLMVSPAPKSALVLGKAIGAGVRCLSQLLIIYIVAALMGVAINWNPLAVLGVALVVMLGAALFSTFSLIVACWAQTHERVMGVGQLMMMPLFFASNAIYPISIMPAWLQVVSRLNPLTYMVDALRNLMLVEPAGSYSLGLSVSILVCVAAVLIAFCGRLYPRLVR
- a CDS encoding ABC transporter ATP-binding protein produces the protein MAMIEIQELTKRFGPKTAPKVAVDGFSLTVEPGEIFGLLGPNGAGKSTLIKMLTTLLPASSGRAAIAGFDIGRQAAGVQRRIGYVPQALSVDSTLTGYENLLILAKLYGVPRRQRLDRIHAALHYVGLDTVANRLVNTYSGGMIRRLEMAQATLHRPPVLFLDEPTVGLDPVARKTMWDLILQLRRDYQTTVFLTTHFMEEADVLCDRIAMLYNGQQVAMGTPAALKATVPHPEATMDDVFIHYTRNPLTTTNEGSYRDTSTTRRTAKRLG
- a CDS encoding SOS response-associated peptidase encodes the protein MCGRFSLNKTGDDLADNFLLRSTPPVMPRYNIAPTQPLTTVIATAEEPEPHFDFLQWGLIPSWAKDSAIGSRMINARAETVAEKPSFRAAFKRRRCLILADGFYEWETISGRKTKQPHYIFLKEHAPFAFAGLWEHWSDPTSGSELQTCTILTTAANELMEPIHNRMPVILAPEDYGAWLDPDYYQPQALQEMLRPYDDGAMERYPVSTVVNKPQNDSPDCLEPLDTATDELVKA
- a CDS encoding esterase-like activity of phytase family protein, whose translation is MLRRIGLRGAIALLLVLALTSCAIPQIKAEDRLFLPLTVELLDVYTLPPQEFEGTTVGGLSALAYDRPRDRLYVLSDDRGRFGPARFYTFAITLKRSGPPKFDTVSLEAFTPLLDAEGNSYPQGSLDPEGIALSPRDTLFIASEGDVQQSVPPFIAEFDRETGQAIATLLLPKRYLPDDPDSPSQGVQNNLSLEALTVTGSPSGAGMTEPFRLFAATESALVQDYNNDPSQPLNSRFLHYLIGDDQNTLIAEHRYPLDLEPSGAVVNGLTDLLSIDPAGHFLALERAAGLRGLQVKLYQLATGGATDTSTIPSLSGDVSGSSPIRKQLVLDFAETPLAVDNLEGMTLGPRLPDGSQSLLMVSDNNFEGDRATQLLLLRLQM